In a genomic window of Phragmites australis chromosome 14, lpPhrAust1.1, whole genome shotgun sequence:
- the LOC133891663 gene encoding LOW QUALITY PROTEIN: uncharacterized protein LOC133891663 (The sequence of the model RefSeq protein was modified relative to this genomic sequence to represent the inferred CDS: substituted 1 base at 1 genomic stop codon): protein MAKPPGLFPPLAASASASSMHVHVSHLLPAPPKPHHHAPLRFTVAASAATPSVSPTAATRKAVIVGGGLAGLAAATHLTSLSVPFTLVEASDRLGGRVATDEVDGYRLDRGFQIFLTAYPECRRLLDFPALRLRPFYPGALVFVAAGEPFYLLSDPFRLPLRSLSAVFSPVGTLSDKILVGLTRLRAAATPDDVILSSPETTTARHLQGLGFTPSIVERFLRPFLAGIFFDPALDTSSRLFELVFKRLALGDNALPEDGIGAIASQFAARLPAGSVRLNTRAAAIDQSGVTLDTGEIIRSELGVIVAVEQPEAEKILPQLSNTEKSKNSERSTVCLYFSTDRAPVQDPILLLNGSGKGIVNNMFFATNVAPSYAPAGKVLVSVSLVGSFADREDAELADEVVRELGGWFGAGEVASWTHLRTYRIGFAQPDQTPPTTPAGRDPRIGGGVXVCGDHWCSATFDGALVSGRRAAEALVKDRGLS, encoded by the coding sequence ATGGCCAAACCGCCCGGCCTCTTCCCGCCACTCGCTGCAAGTGCAAGTGCAAGCTCCATGCACGTCCACGTCTCCCACCTCCTCCCCGCGCCGCCCAAGCCCCACCACCATGCTCCGCTTCGCTTCACCgtggccgcctccgccgcgacGCCGTCGGTGAGCCCCACGGCCGCCACTCGCAAGGCCGTCATTGTCGGCGGCGGGCTCGCGGGCCTCGCCGCGGCGACTCACCTGACCTCGCTTTCCGTGCCGTTCACGCTTGTGGAGGCCTCGGACCGCCTCGGCGGCCGCGTCGCCACCGACGAGGTCGATGGGTACCGCCTGGACCGGGGCTTCCAGATCTTCCTCACCGCGTACCCGGAGTGCCGACGCCTCCTCGACTTCCCGGCGCTGCGGCTCCGGCCGTTCTACCCTGGCGCGCTCGTGTTCGTCGCCGCCGGAGAGCCGTTCTACCTGCTCTCCGACCCGTTCCGTCTCCCCCTGCGTTCCCTCTCCGCGGTGTTCTCCCCCGTCGGCACTCTGTCCGACAAGATCCTCGTCGGCCTCACCCGGCTCCGCGCGGCCGCCACCCCGGACGACGTCATCCTCTCGTCGCCGGAGACGACTACGGCGAGGCACCTGCAGGGGCTCGGATTCACGCCGTCCATCGTGGAGCGGTTCCTGCGGCCGTTCCTCGCCGGGATATTCTTCGACCCGGCCCTCGACACGTCGTCCCGCCTCTTCGAGCTCGTGTTCAAGCGCCTCGCCCTCGGAGACAACGCGCTGCCGGAGGACGGCATTGGCGCCATCGCGTCGCAGTTCGCGGCCCGTCTCCCTGCGGGATCCGTCCGCCTCAACAcccgcgccgccgccatcgACCAGTCCGGCGTGACGCTTGACACCGGCGAAATCATCCGCAGCGAGCTAGGCGTCATCGTCGCCGTCGAGCAGCCGGAGGCCGAGAAGATCCTGCCGCAGCTATCGAATACAGAAAAATCCAAGAACTCCGAGAGGAGCACCGTCTGCCTCTACTTCTCCACGGACCGGGCGCCGGTACAAGACCCCATCCTGCTCCTCAACGGGTCCGGCAAGGGCATCGTGAATAACATGTTCTTCGCCACCAACGTGGCACCGTCGTACGCGCCGGCGGGGAAGGTGCTGGTGTCCGTGTCCCTCGTCGGCTCGTTCGCGGACCGGGAGGACGCCGAGCTGGCCGACGAGGTGGTCCGGGAGCTCGGCGGGTGGTTCGGAGCCGGAGAGGTCGCGTCCTGGACGCATCTGAGGACGTATCGCATCGGGTTCGCGCAACCGGACCAGACGCCGCCCACGACGCCGGCGGGGAGGGACCCGAGGATCGGCGGCGGCGTGTAAGTGTGCGGGGACCACTGGTGCTCTGCGACCTTCGACGGTGCGCTGGTGTCAGGGAGGAGGGCGGCCGAGGCTCTGGTCAAGGACAGGGGACTGTCCTAG
- the LOC133890390 gene encoding uncharacterized protein LOC133890390 has product MLMFFSDSSDEEDELLLLVAIEEEQAASEGQSRQRGSVPGHAVIDRGHCEGAARLYRDYFANNPVYGDALFRRRFRMTRRLFLRIAAAVEQHDPWFWQRRDATGKLGLSPLQKMTAAIRQLEYGVSSDAVDEYVQIGASIVMLALRKFFQAIVVLFSDEYLRAPTAEDTARLLAEGERRGFPGMLGSIDCTHWVWKNCPKAWHGAYTGHTRKPSIVLEAVASYDLWIWHAFFGMPGSLNDINVLHRSNIFTRLTDGTAPNVSYTVNGNRYDMGYYLGDGIYPEWTTIVKAIPAPRGNKSVHFSVMQASVRKDVERAFGVLQSRFAIVRGPARVWDQNTLQNIMTACVIMHNMIIEDENNSASTEQVFDFMRETTTVHRDPNQGILHYVEATQAIRNRAMHHQLREDLVEHLWSLHGTQ; this is encoded by the exons ATGCTAATGTTTTTCTCGGATTCGAGTGACGAAGAGGATGAACTGCTTTTGCTTGTCGCCATCGAGGAGGAACAGGCTGCATCCGAGGGTCAGAGTCGTCAGCGTGGCTCCGTCCCGGGCCATGCGGTCATAGACCGTGGCCACTGCGAAGGTGCTGCTAGGCTGTACAGGGACTACTTCGCCAACAACCCTGTGTATGGTGATGCACTGTTTCGGCGAAG GTTTCGGATGACTCGTCGATTGTTCTTGAGAATTGCGGCCGCTGTGGAGCAGCATGACCCATGGTTTTGGCAGAGGAGGGATGCAACCGGGAAGCTCGGCCTAAGCCCCCTACAAAAAATGACTGCGGCAATACGTCAACTAGAGTACGGAGTCAGTTCCGACGCAGTTGATGAGTATGTGCAGATCGGGGCCAGCATCGTGATGCTGGCCTTGAGGAAGTTTTTCCAGGCTATTGTCGTGCTTTTCTCTGATGAATATCTCCGGGCTCCCACTGCAGAGGATACTGCTCGCCTCTTGGCTGAAGGCGAGCGGCgagggttccccgggatgctGGGGAGCATCGACTGCACGCATTGGGTATGGAAGAACTGTCCGAAAGCGTGGCATGGCGCTTATACGGGCCATACTCGCAAGCCTTCCATAGTTTTGGAGGCGGTTGCGTCGTACGATttatggatttggcatgctttctttggGATGCCTGGTAGTCTGAACGATATAAATGTTTTGCACCGGTCTAACATATTTACCAGGCTTACCGATGGGACTGCGCCAAACGTGTCGTACACCGTTAATGGTAACAGGTATGACATGGGGTACTACCTCGGCGACGGCATTTACCCCGAATGGACGACCATAGTGAAGGCAATTCCAGCACCAAGAGGCAACAAGAGCGTCCATTTCTCCGTCATGCAAGCATCTGTCCGCAAGGATGTTGAACGTGCATTTGGTGTCTTGCAGTCGAGGTTTGCCATAGTCCGAGGACCTGCTAGAGTTTGGGATCAAAACACACTGCAGAATATAATGACAGCATGTGTCattatgcacaacatgataattgagGACGAAAATAACAGCGCTTCAACGGAGCAGGTGTTCGACTTTATGAGGGAGACAACGACAGTGCATCGAGATCCAAACCAAGGAATCCTGCATTATGTCGAAGCCACTCAAGCTATCAGGAACCGTGCAATGCACCACCAATTGCGTGAAGACCTTGTTGAGCACCTCTGGAGTCTACATGGGACACAGTAG
- the LOC133889967 gene encoding E3 ubiquitin-protein ligase RKP encodes MAEGSSSHRRSAFSPGLAVLLSGDEAKISPQKSHLVSYHDEIGHQAVERTIEHIFDLPHKSVVQPCGPIDAGFVRSVLRNQARKFDLDWEKCSRGYHDSILIMDKDAGQSKVVLDDSSICGKFKSIREHLLVESSAPFSSARANACVWKGKWMYEVTLETSGVQQLGWATLSCPFTDQKGVGDADDSYSFDGRRVTKWNNDPKPYGQPWAVGDVIGCCINLDAREISFYRNGTSLGVAFDGIRKVDPRKGYYAAISLSEGERCHLNFGSHPFRYPVDGFNPIEAPPCSWMFAAYLLRCLFRLLEVQNLEKSESAYFEKLRRVKKFAPLQELFQPISEGICAEFFSAIEGSQGCLEYIAWGSLTTLLLDVLRARESHDFSCLDQVLDLFLQFPGSTSLLLELIVALSCMCKAAPFVLTECPYSGSYPFLALACHLLGHKDVMHLWWKSKDFAFSFEGFLTRKIPNKQDLQCLIPSVWWPGSSEDEVSMTLTMTALSDAIKKIEEMHRLLCSLVICFIPPVSPPQPPGSVFRSFVQSLVLKARGGDHRMVVNGTFNNTVLGSLYTVILHLLSEGFSMDSSGSASSSRMNCGNGVGFLHKGGKRKFPTQLLFRNDAYYSVIPRIGGPPGLMMYYPQVDVVEDEVQWDEGCMSDEETRVTHTTVQKPCCCSISDVTVRLRHKENAKYVPSTSKGPCKPMPERSAHVAAECSGRSLDDEIEDKPSTSTQSEIEYGYEALHNLENMPMTTQSSSEALKEEELLDVMLLLYHLGISPNFRQAFYFMSQQSQSISLLEETDRLIQEKSCAEQVRRLKEARNSYHEDLVDCVRHCVWYRATLFSSWKQRGMYATCMWVVELLLVLSDKKIIFQYVPEFYVESLVDCFHALRRSDPPFVSPAVFLKQGLASFVTLVVKHFDDTRIANPDLRDLLLQSISVLVQYKEFMLVFENNREAINRMPRSLLSAFDNRSWIPVTNILFRLCKGSGFASSKNAESSSSATFQVLLRETCIHEQELFLSFLNRLFNTLSWTMTEFSMSIREMQDKHQVADLQQRKCSVIFDISCSLARILEFCTREIPSAFLMGPDMNLRRLTELVVFILNHIISAADAEFFDMTLRRPGQHQDKTNRTMILAPLVGIILNLMECSSTSEHRELNDVIAVFASMDCPATIHFGLQYLLSYNWSHVLRGDTSLAKLAQLKEFSHYFRRITTSVNGEDHNLSTADEEEDDTCCICYNCDSDATFQPCHHRSCFGCISRHLLNSQRCFFCNAVVTSVTRIDNS; translated from the exons ATGGCGGAAGGAAGCAGTAGCCATAGGAGGAGCGCGTTCTCCCCTGGGTTGGCTGTGTTATTGTCTGGTGACGAAGCTAAGATTAGCCCCCAGAAGTCGCACTTGGTGTCCTATCATGATGAGATTGGGCACCAGGCTGTTGAGAGGACGATAGAACACATCTTTGATCTCCCTCACAAGTCGGTGGTCCAGCCTTGCGGACCTATTGATGCTGGATTTGTCCGCTCGGTATTGAGAAATCAGGCTAGAAAATTTGATCTTGATTGGGAAAAATGTAGCCGTGGATACCATGACAGCATCTTGATTATGGACAAAGATGCTGGGCAAAGCAAGGTTGTTCTTGACGATTCGAGCATTTGTGGCAAGTTCAAGAGTATCCGGGAACATTTACTTGTTGAAAGCTCTGCGCCGTTCAGCAGTGCCAGGGCTAATGCCTGTGTGTGGAAGGGTAAGTGGATGTATGAAGTGACCCTGGAAACTTCCGGAGTTCAGCAGCTTGGATGGGCTACTCTCTCTTGCCCCTTCACTGATCAGAAAGGTGTTGGTGATGCTGATGATTCATATTCATTTGATGGACGGAGAGTGACTAAGTGGAACAATGACCCAAAGCCATATGGCCAGCCATGGGCTGTAGGGGATGTGATCGGTTGCTGCATCAACTTGGATGCAAGAGAGATCTCCTTTTACAGGAATGGGACTTCTCTTGGTGTTGCATTTGATGGAATTCGCAAGGTGGATCCTAGGAAGGGCTACTATGCTGCGATCTCACTCTCAGAAGGCGAGCGTTGCCATCTGAACTTTGGCTCACATCCATTCAGGTATCCTGTTGATGGGTTTAATCCAATTGAGGCGCCACCATGTTCTTGGATGTTTGCTGCATATCTTCTTAGATGTTTGTTCCGATTGCTAGAAGTTCAAAATCTGGAGAAATCTGAATCAGCTTACTTTGAGAAACTGAGGAGGGTCAAGAAATTCGCACCACTACAAGAACTGTTTCAACCAATTTCTGAAGGAATCTGTGCTGAGTTTTTCAGTGCTATTGAAGGAAGCCAGGGGTGCCTTGAGTATATTGCCTGGGGCTCATTAACCACTCTTCTCTTAGATGTTTTGAGGGCACGCGAGTCACATGATTTCTCATGCCTTGATCAGGTTCTCGACCTTTTCCTTCAGTTTCCAGGGAGCACCTCATTATTGCTGGAGCTCATTGTGGCTCTTTCTTGCATGTGCAAAGCTGCACCATTTGTGTTGACAGAATGCCCGTATTCTGGATCATATCCATTTTTAGCACTGGCTTGCCACCTTCTTGGGCACAAGGATGTAATGCATCTATGGTGGAAGTCTAAAGATTTTGCATTCTCGTTTGAAGGGTTCCTTACAAGGAAGATTCCAAATAAGCAGGACTTACAGTGCCTTATACCATCTGTTTGGTGGCCTGGGTCTTCTGAGGATGAAGTTAGCATGACATTAACGATGACAGCACTCTCAGATGCAATCAAGAAG ATTGAAGAGATGCATCGTTTGCTTTGCAGCTTGGTAATTTGCTTTATACCACCAGTTTCTCCCCCTCAGCCTCCAGGCTCTGTATTTAGATCTTTCGTACAAAGTTTGGTACTAAAGGCTAGAGGTGGAGATCATAGGATGGTTGTCAATGGGACTTTCAACAACACTGTGCTTGGTTCATTGTACACTGTAATCCTTCATTTGCTGTCTGAAGGATTTTCTATGGATTCTTCTGGGTCTGCATCATCGTCCAGAATGAACTGTGGGAATGGTGTTGGATTTCTTCACAAAGGTGGGAAGCGAAAGTTTCCGACACAGTTACTATTCAGGAATGATGCCTATTATAGTGTAATTCCTAGAATTGGTGGACCACCAGGCCTTATGATGTATTACCCCCAAGTTGATGTCGTGGAAGATGAAGTGCAGTGGGATGAAGGCTGCATGAGTGATGAAGAGACACGAGTAACACACACTACAGTGCAGAAGCCTTGTTGCTGCTCAATATCAGATGTCACTGTTCGCCTAAGACACAAAGAAAATGCTAAGTATGTACCATCAACTTCAAAAGGCCCATGCAAGCCCATGCCTGAAAGATCTGCTCATGTTGCTGCTGAGTGCAGTGGGAGAAGTCTGGATGATGAGATCGAAGACAAACCTAGCACAAGTACTCAATCAGAGATTGAATATGGATATGAAGCACTGCATAACTTGGAAAACATGCCAATGACAACTCAATCTTCCTCAGAAGCGCTTAAAGAAGAAGAGCTGCTTGATGTTATGTTATTGTTATATCATTTGGGCATCTCACCAAATTTTAGGCAG GCATTTTATTTCATGTCCCAGCAGTCACAGTCCATTTCTTTACTAGAAGAAACTGATAGGCTGATACAGGAAAAGTCATGCGCGGAGCAAGTAAGGCGTTTGAAAGAAGCCCGGAATAGCTATCATGAGGATTTGGTGGATTGTGTCAGGCATTGTGTTTG GTATCGGGCCACTCTTTTCTCTTCATGGAAGCAAAGGGGAATGTATGCAACTTGCATGTGGGTTGTGGAGCTTCTTTTGGTCCTCAGTGACAAGAAAATCATTTTTCAGTATGTTCCGGAGTTCTATGTGGAATCACTG GTTGATTGTTTCCATGCCCTGCGAAGGAGCGATCCTCCTTTTGTTTCACCTGCAGTATTTCTTAAGCAAGGGCTTGCTTCATTT GTCACTCTGGTTGTCAAGCACTTCGATGATACGAGGATAGCAAATCCAGACTTGAGAGATCTTCTTCTTCAATCAATATCTGTCCTTGTACAGTACAAAGAATTCATGCTTGTTTTCGAGAACAATCGGGAGGCTATAAATAGAATGCCAAGATCACTTTTATCAGCCTTTGATAACAGATCATGGATACCTGTTACGAACATACTTTTCCGGCTCTGCAAAGGCTCAGGATTTGCTTCCTCAAAGAATgctgaatcttcatcttctgcAACTTTTCAG GTTCTACTTAGAGAGACCTGCATTCATGAACAAGAACTGTTCTTATCCTTCCTCAATCGACTTTTCAACACACTCAGTTGGACAATGACCGAATTCTCTATGTCCATCCGAGAGATGCAAGATAAACACCAG GTTGCTGATTTGCAGCAAAGGAAGTGCAGTGTTATTTTTGACATATCATGTAGTCTTGCCAGGATCTTGGAGTTCTGTACCCGAGAGATTCCTTCTGCATTTCTCATGGGACCAGATATGAATTTGCGGAGGTTGACTGAATTGGTTGTCTTTATTCTGAACCACATCATATCAGCAGCTGATGCCGAGTTCTTTGACAT GACACTAAGACGACCAGGGCAGCATCAAGATAAAACAAATCGTACTATGATCTTGGCTCCTCTTGTTGGCATTATCCTGAATCTTATGGAATGCAGCAGCACATCAGAACACAGGGAGCTAAATGATGTGATTGCAGTGTTCGCGAGCATGGATTGCCCTGCTACAATCCATTTTGGGTTGCAGTACCTACTGAGCTACAACTGG AGCCATGTCCTTCGAGGGGACACCTCCCTTGCGAAGCTGGCACAGCTTAAAGAGTTCTCCCATTACTTCCGACGCATTACAACGTCTGTGAACGGTGAAGATCACAATCTCAGCACAGCcgatgaggaagaagatgacacCTGCTGCATTTGCTACAACTGTGATTCAGATGCAACATTCCAGCCATGCCATCACCGGTCCTGCTTTGGCTGCATAAGCAGGCATCTCCTGAACAGCCAAAGGTGCTTCTTTTGCAATGCAGTAGTAACTTCAGTTACCAGGATTGACAATTCATGA
- the LOC133890537 gene encoding developmentally-regulated G-protein 3-like yields MATVMQKIKDIEDEMARTQKNKATAHHLGLLKAKLAKLRRELLTPTSKGGGGAGEGFDVTKSGDARVGLVGFPSVGKSTLLNKLTGTFSEVASYEFTTLTCIPGVIMYKGAKIQLLDLPGIIEGAKDGKGRGRQVISTARTCNVILIVLDAIKPITHKRLIEKELEGFGIRLNKTPPNLTFRKKDKGGINFTSTVTNTNLDLETVKAICSEYRIHNADVSLRFDATADDLIDVIEGSRIYMPCIYVVNKIDQITLEELEILDKLPHYCPVSAHLEWNLDGLLEKIWEYLDLVRIYTKPKGLNPDYEDPVIVSSKRKTVEDFCNRIHKDMVKQFKYALVWGSSVKHKPQRVGKDHELEDEDVVQIIKKV; encoded by the exons ATGGCGACCGTCATGCAGAAGATCAAGGACATCGAAGACGAG ATGGCACGGACACAGAAGAACAAAGCCACTGCTCACCATCTTGGTCTTCTGAAG GCTAAACTCGCAAAATTACGGCGGGAGTTGCTCACTCCGACATCcaaaggtggtggtggtgcaggtGAAGGATTTGATGTCACGAAGAGTGGAGATGCACGTGTTGGTTTAGTTGGCTTTCCTTCTGTCGGGAAATCAACATTGCTGAACAAGTTGACAGGAACATTTTCAGAG GTTGCTTCCTACGAGTTTACAACTCTAACATGTATTCCTGGAGTTATCATGTATAAAGGGGCTAAAATCCAG CTTCTAGATCTTCCCGGGATCATTGAAGGTGCTAAAGATGGAAAGGGTAGAGGAAGGCAG GTTATCAGCACGGCTAGGACATGCAATGTTATTTTGATTGTTCTTGATGCTATAAAACCAATAACTCACAAGCGTCTCATTGAGAAGGAGCTCGAGGGATTTGGCATTAG GTTGAACAAGACACCACCCAATTTGACCTTCAGAAAAAAGGACAAGGGTGGAATCAACTTTACATCAACAGTGACGAACACAAACTTGGACCTTGAGACAGTAAAAGCAATCTGTAGTGAGTACAGGATCCATAATGCTGATGTCTCCCTCAGATTTGATGCAACAGCAGATGATCTCATAGATGTCATTGAGGGAAGTAGAATTTACATGCCTTGCATCTATGTTGTTAACAAGATAGATCAGATAACACTTGAAGAGCTGGAAATCTTGGACAAACTTCCTCATTACTGCCCGGTTAG TGCTCATCTTGAGTGGAATCTTGATGGACTCCTAGAGAAGATATGGGAATACTTAGATTTGGTTAGGATATACACAAAACCAAAAGGGCTGAACCCAGATTACGAGGATCCTGTTATCGTGTCATCTAAGAGGAAAACAGTGGAAGACTTCTGCAACAGAATCCACAAGGATATGGTGAAACAATTTAAATA TGCTCTGGTTTGGGGTTCCAGTGTCAAGCATAAGCCGCAGAGAGTTGGCAAG GACCATGAGCTTGAGGATGAGGACGTTGTCCAGATTATTAAGAAAGTATAG